One window of the Babesia microti strain RI chromosome IV, complete genome genome contains the following:
- a CDS encoding Calpain family cysteine protease (overlaps_old_locusTagID:BBM_III06080): MDVLLESSKLDSLHLEIYVENAKKERVIRASDQLYIAKLLRCQNAPKILAFWDDPLGKPTLTTKQLAKLSSWVRLSQIADNPTLICGKISYERIQQGYVGNCSFLSSLTSMANYDAKYNKDIISKIFIPTHIHSVVDVTGTSAVLGEFSRQKIQKTEFSCRVYINGTARNINVDDWVPIRSDGRLLCAHSTDKNELWITILEKVFIKLLGNTYNIIGTNPCIDLYRFTNFIPEIIKIGRTTNDCVWGDLYSSFKKGLCMSCLGTLDFDNSEINDQHELINEVNGVSSISGIVSNHAYAVIDLKEINGYKLLFLKNPWGKISWRQKFSDYDSSEVSLNVFKELGHVPKTADNGTFWIQWCDVIKWFSYLYISHDPMQFNYERTVHLRWNSFPHFSESLLDDFYHMDFNPKLKISFLDDIDNVWVLFIQHKKSSKDELKYIATHLFLRDKKILSSNPDIQGTYYNAECALNKFENLPSTFYLLNTLLDRPAVYPFNITIKIFANQDFVIEPMAPPVEHTTNYLSIVSEWDDCCGGVNDIDNYFLNPHIKFTLYQHSKVLIILESEEALHINLKVFKGIDQLDYLLKQGKVITSGICRLHMCCIEDEFPVGTFTIIPSTYSGSGGTFRIVAYVTPLYYSEFNDCVLGELELISRGNNCLM, translated from the exons ATGGACGTGTTACTTGAGTCTAGTAAATTGGACAGTTTACACCTTGAAATTTATGTAGAAAATGCTAAAAAAGAGCGTGTGATTCGAGCTTCTGACCAGTTATACATTGCTAAATTGCTTAGGTGCCAAAATGCGCCAAAAATACTCGCTTTTTGGGATGACCCCCTTGGTAAACCAACTTTAACTACTAAGCAACTGGCAAAATTGAGTTCATGGGTCAGACTTTCCCAAATAGCAGATAATCCCACATTAATTTGCGGTAAAATATCATACGAGCGAATACAACAAGGTTATGTCGGAAACTGCTCATTCCTGAGCTCCCTGACTTCTATGGCAAATTATGATGCTAAGTATAATAAggatataatttcaaaaatttttataccaACTCACATTCATTCTGTTGTTGATGTCACTGGTACTAGTGCTGTTTTGGGTGAATTTTCTAGGCAAAAAATTCAGAAGACAGAGTTCTCTTGTCGAGTATACATCAATGGTACTGCCAGAAATATTAATGTGGATGATTGGGTCCCTATTAGATCTGATGGTAGATTGTTATGTGCCCATTCTACTgacaaaaatgaattgtgGATTACAATACTTGAAAAGGTTTTCATCAAGTTACTTGGCAATACttataatatcattggtACAAATCCTTGCATTGATCTATACagatttacaaattttatacctgagataataaaaattggcCGTACGACAAACGATTGTGTCTGGGGAGATTTGTATAGTAGCTTCAAAAAAGGATTATGTATGTCGTGTCTTGGAACATTAGACTTCGACAATTCGGAAATAAACGATCAACATGAGCTAATAAATGAAGTTAATGGCGTGTCTTCCATCTCTG GTATAGTGTCAAATCACGCATATGCAGTTATTGATTTAAAGGAGATTAATGGgtacaaattgttgtttTTGAAGAATCCATGGGGTAAAATATCCTGGagacaaaaattttctgATTATGATAGCAGTGAAGTCTCTTTAAATGTCTTTAAAGAACTAGGCCATGTACCGAAAACAGCAGACAACGGTACATTTTGGATTCAGTGGTGCGATGTGATTAAATGGTTTTCCTACTTATACATATCGCACGACCCGATGCAATTTAATTATGAGCGTACAGTACATTTGCGGTGGAATTCATTTCCACACTTTAGTGAATCTCTGCTGGATGATTTCTATCACATGGATTTTAATCCTAAGctcaaaatttcatttttagaCGACATAGACAATGTATGGGTCTTATTTATACAACACAAAAAGTCAAGCAAGGACGAACTGAAGTATATTGCAACGCATCTGTTCCTTAGGgataaaaaaatacttTCTAGTAACCCTGACATACAAGGGACTTATTACAATGCAGAATGTGCGTTGAATAAGTTTGAAAATCTCCCTTCTACATTCTATTTGTTAAATACTTTATTGGATAGGCCTGCTGTTTATCCTTTTAACATCaccatcaaaatttttgctaACCAAGACTTTGTAATTGAGCCAATGGCTCCTCCAGTGGAACACACAACGAACTACTTATCAATAGTTTCGGAATGGGACGATTGTTGCGGTGGTGTAAATgatatagataattattttctcAATCCTCacatcaaatttacactATACCAGCACTCAAAAGTCTTGATAATTCTGGAATCGGAGGAG GCATTGcacataaatttgaagGTATTTAAGGGCATAGATCAATTAGATTACTTGCTGAAGCAAGGTAAAGTAATCACAAGTGGTATATGCCGTTTACATATGTGCTGCATTGAGGATGAATTTCCAGTTGGTACTTTTACCATAATCCCCTCAACTTACAGTGGTAGCGGCGGTACTTTTAGGATTGTGGCCTATGTAACTCCGTTGTATTACTCGGAGTTTAATGATTGTGTCTTGGGTGAATTAGAGTTGATTTCTAGGGGTAACAACTGTCTGATGTAA
- a CDS encoding hypothetical protein (overlaps_old_locusTagID:BBM_III06085), which translates to MNKSLQNFKQMFKGIDWSSIFMLIMLLFHVILSNNYDNWTSFSKVILSGDAYANYCPTEKRNGPPFPTGRCGKQRLYVSKLLPIIRSTNFIFSPIAGLSLDKFGPLITVSFGIMFAILCWVTFGFLIKTNWCVVMGCIFLGMSIDPSNFPPLMIKHRFPNSKNIVFALIGASASLGSTVPIIMNKVLENTSITFKGLSFIYAFAFLGINWAFVSIIFFKLMKDNDGICLDQDCNTDIDLSNASICDCLKSLKFACISIFFFVVNLTLTYHQYFINATYKSDSYTIQILEISFVSSFIPCIILGVLVEKFGIAIVLLLLNFFGLLVPILSLYPNNVTGIIMSLCIMLMYSMFTTPIFCYVQQAFPKHVFGVISGIIYTIGGCAAMACLPLFELCESDSTRYTINIVMIIIRAVSFVPLWYIYKAGSLKQLSDV; encoded by the coding sequence ATGAATAAATCcttacaaaattttaaacagATGTTTAAAGGCATCGATTGGAGTAGTATATTTATGTTGATTATGTTGTTGTTCCACGTCATTctttcaaataattacgACAACTGGACTTCTTTTTCCAAAGTGATTTTGAGTGGAGACGCCTATGCTAACTACTGTCCCACTGAAAAAAGAAATGGTCCGCCTTTTCCAACTGGTAGGTGTGGAAAACAACGCCTATATGTATCAAAACTTCTACCAATTATTAGGTCTACGAACTTTATTTTTTCCCCTATTGCTGGACTTTCATTGGACAAATTTGGCCCTTTGATTACAGTATCATTTGGTATTATGTTTGCTATACTTTGCTGGGTAACTTTTGGATTTCTGATAAAAACTAATTGGTGTGTAGTGATGGGTTGCATTTTTTTGGGGATGTCAATAGATCCCTCAAATTTTCCACCGTTGATGATTAAGCACAGGTTtccaaattcaaaaaatatagttTTTGCTCTAATTGGGGCATCAGCATCACTGGGCTCAACTGTACCCATTATAATGAATAAAGTACTTGAAAATACAAGTATAACCTTTAAAGgtttatcatttatttatgcATTTGCATTTTTAGGTATAAATTGGGCGTTtgtatcaattattttttttaagCTAATGAAGGATAATGATGGTATATGTTTGGATCAAGACTGCAATACAGACATAGATTTAAGTAACGCTTCCATTTGCGACTGCCTGAAGTCCTTGAAATTTGCATGTATCTCGATATTTTTTTTCGTTGTTAATTTGACATTGACATATCATCAGTATTTTATTAATGCAACTTACAAAAGCGATTCGTACACGATTCAAATATTGgaaatttcatttgtatCATCATTCATTCCGTGCATTATACTTGGGGTGCTTGTGGAAAAGTTTGGAATAGCGATTGTATTATTGTTGCTTAACTTCTTTGGGCTATTGGTACCAATTTTATCGCTATATCCTAACAATGTCACTGGGATCATAATGTCATTGTGCATCATGCTGATGTATTCCATGTTCACAACTCCAATCTTCTGTTATGTTCAACAGGCTTTTCCCAAACATGTTTTTGGAGTTATTAGTggcattatatatacaatagGAGGTTGTGCAGCAATGGCATGTCTTCCACTATTTGAGTTGTGTGAATCGGATTCCACACGATATACcattaatattgtaatgATTATAATCCGGGCAGTGTCTTTTGTCCCACTGTGGTATATATACAAGGCAGGATCTCTCAAACAACTCAGCGATGTGTAA